In the Nitrosopumilus cobalaminigenes genome, CAAATCAGTAATTTTCTGTGTTGTTCCACAAACTACACATGGCTGTCTAACCTTTCCTTCATAATATTCCTTAGATTTATCAAAATGACAATCTCCGCAAAGTGGACCTTTTACATTCCATTCTCTTTTTGGTTTGTGTTTGTGAGTTAATTCCTTATTGCAAACACTACAAAATGATGGCTTTTTACTAAATAATCCCATTTTCTTTGATCCTCATGATATGATATATTCTATAAATGTAAACAAAATAAAAATAACAAAAAATGCTTATTGGCTTAAGATTTTTTCAAGAGCTTGACTTGCATTTAGCATACCGTTTCTCTTGGCAAATTCTTCGATCATTTTGTATTGTTTTTCAGTAAAACATACTGGCATTGAACGTCTTTCCATAGTTAATGTCTGCATATTTTACTAATATCCTTTTCTCTTGGAAAGATATTTCAAACCATATTTTCAATAATCTTTGTGGCAAAAAAACGTCAAATTTTGGTTATTGGACATAACACAAATGGTTGCACTCCCGAGCATGAAAAAGTAGCATATGATGTTGGAGTTGAAATTGCAAAATCTGGATCTGTTTTGTTAACTGGGGGATTGGGTGGTGTTATGCAGGCTGCATCACATGGTGCAAAAGATGCTGAAGGATTAACTGTTGGGATTATTCCTCAAGACGATGCTACATTAGCCAATGAATATTGTGATATTGTGATCCCAACTGGAATGGGATTGACTCGTGATTTCTTGAATGCTTTGAGTGCTGATGGAATTGTTGTTGTTGGAGGCGGATCTGGAACCTTGTCTGAAGTTTGTGCTGCATATATGCATAAAAAACCCATGGTGGCTATTAGAAATCTAAATGGTCCTGTTACCCAATATATTGATGGATATTTAGATCACAGAGAAAATGTAAAAATTGAAGGTGCCGATAGCGCACAAGAAGCTGTAAAGAAGATATTAGAATTAATTAAATGAGGAAATCTATTTTTTAGTTTATCTTATGAATACTGTTGTTTGTTTTTCCCCCTGATTTCTTTCATTTTGTCATTTTCAATACCAAAAATTTCTTTTCCAACTACATCCATCATTTCTGGATGGAAAATATGTGCCATTCTTTTAAAAGCAAATTCAAAAATCCAATTATTTTTAAACATTTTAAACCATTCTAGCCATAACACCCATTCATCTTCTTCTAATAACCCTGCATCTTTTGCTACAAAAACTCTTTCATACAAATCCAATTCTAATATAAAGAAATTAAAAATTTTCCTTTCAATTGTGTTAAGTTGACTTACCTCTAACGTTTCTTCATTATGCCCTTCAGGTATTTTATCAACATTGTAACATACAAGTAATTCTTTATCATTTACTAACATGCGAAGTTGATGAATATGATCTTGCCTAATTTGTTGATAATGCTGTTGATCTACAATGGGCAAGTGTGAGTATTTCTCATTTGTTAACTGGGGTGGTAGATATTCTTCAGGTGACAACGGTGCAATTGGATTTTCTTTCAACCATCTATGTAATTCTGGCCAAAGATCTTCAGATTTTTTCTTTGATTGTAAATTTTGATTTATTTCTTCATGGTCACAATTCCACCAGTTTAATAGTGTCACTCCGTATCTAAATTCACCTGTTTTGAAATAATCTAAAACTGATGAAGGAATCCATTTTTTAGATTCTGCAAAAATCATAGAATCTAAAACATTTAAAAAATTTGTTGCATATGTATCACAATCCATTTTTGTGATTAATTTAGGTTCTTCTTCATTTAGTTTTTTGAATTTTTCTTGATAATCATTCACAATGTTTAGGTATTTAGTTTTAGTTTGGGATCTATTTACAAAAGCATTCAGAACAAACCCTCCGAATAATCCAATTGCTGTTATAGATGCAACTAATATGCCATAATCGATATTGCCATTACTCTTCCCTTCTTCTTGAGCATATGCTGTTGGAATAAACAATGTTATGAGAACAAAAAATACAATGATATTATTTTTCAAACAATCCTATTATGAATATAATAATAAAAGCGTTGTTGCCCTTTTTAATTATAAATCGATTCATAAATTAATGAGTAAAATTTAATGGAAAACTTGAGTGATGAGAAATCTGTAATGGATGCCACTACTTGGAAGATAAAAAATCTAGAAAATAGACTTCATTTACATAAACAGGCTTTGGAAGGTAACAAAAATGATATCATACTTCGTTCTGAGGATTATATTAATACGTTAAAAAATTGGAGAACTACTGTTTTAACTATTTTAGGTACTTTGATTACTGTAATTTTATTTGGTATTCCTATAATATTTGGAATTGCTAACAGACCAGATGAATCCTCTTCTCTGATTAATTCAATGCTATTAGGAGTCGTTCCTTCTGGAATTATTCTTTTTGTGATTTTAATCTATGTGGAACATTCCGCATTTCACATTGTTGGTAAAATCAAAGAAAGGTATGCTAGAATTTTATCTTTTATTTCTAGTCAACAAGATGCTTTATTGGAAACAACATATGACCAAGATAATATCACAAATGATGAAATAGATAATTTTGATTCATTTTTACTCCTAGCATATCTTATTGAAAAAAAAATGGTTTATGAATCTCTACAAGGACCATATGGATCGAATTTTTTAAGTAAAGGTGTAAAAAATAAGATGGATGCCTACATGGATAATCCTGATGAAGATGAACTTAATGATGCGATGAGTGATGTTAATTTTGAAATCCTTCCTAAAAGTTTGCTTCCTTGGATAAATCCTTACAAATAGTTCTGAATTTAATCTTCTTCTGATTTCTTCTTCTTTACTTCTTCTTTATATTTGACCCATTCTTTCTCATTGGATCTTTTTTCTGATTCTTCTATTTTTTTCTCCATTCTTTTTACTGCTGATGCTCTTTTTATCATGATTAACTATGGTTCTTTGTTCTATTTAATTATGATTTTTTTATTGATTATATATGTCAAAATACATCTAAAGTTGATTTTTAATTTATGTTCGTTGGTTATTTCAAGACAAATTTTGTTTCTTTATCTTTATGTGTCAGTTATTTTGTTCAAATATTGTTGACTCCTTTGGCACTGCTGGGGATAGTGTTCTTAGCTCTCTTTATTGGGCTCATGGGATATAGTTTATTATCTACATTTCCTGAAACTGATGAAAAAATTATGGATGAGGATAATGGATTATTTGATAATCTTAACTTAGAGTGTTCTTCTGAAACTATCTATAATTCTGAACCTGATCTTTGCGAATAGAATTACTCTCTGTATTGATTATGGATTTTAAATAACGTCTAATTGAATGATTTATCTGAATCTAATTGCAATTATTGTGTTTAATCAAACAAATTTTATTGCATTGATATGAGTAAGGGATCTGGCCTATAAAATTCCCCATGTTCAT is a window encoding:
- a CDS encoding TIGR00725 family protein, which codes for MAKKRQILVIGHNTNGCTPEHEKVAYDVGVEIAKSGSVLLTGGLGGVMQAASHGAKDAEGLTVGIIPQDDATLANEYCDIVIPTGMGLTRDFLNALSADGIVVVGGGSGTLSEVCAAYMHKKPMVAIRNLNGPVTQYIDGYLDHRENVKIEGADSAQEAVKKILELIK